The Palaemon carinicauda isolate YSFRI2023 chromosome 20, ASM3689809v2, whole genome shotgun sequence DNA segment ctgctctctgtagctgactaactgctctctgtagctgactgactgctctctgtagctgaccAACTGCTCTCTGCAGCTGAgtgactgctctctgtagctgagtgactgctctctgtagctgagtgactgctctctgtagctgactaACTGCTCTCTGCAGCTGActgactgctctctgtagctgactaactgctctctgtagctgactgactgctctctgtagctgactaactgctctctgtagctgaccAACTGCTCTCTGCAGCTGActgactgctctctgtagctgactaactgctctctgtagctgaccAACTGCTCTCTGCAGCTGAgtgactgctctctgtagctgagtgactgctctctgtagctgagtgactgctctctgtagctgactgactgctctctgtagctgactaactgctctctgtagctgactgactgcTCTCTGCAGCTGACtaactgctctctgtagctgactaactgctctctgtagctaactgactgctctctgtagctgaccaactgctctctgtagctgactaactgctctctgtagctgactgactgctctctgtagctgaccAACTGCTCTCTGCAGCTGActgactgctctctgtagctgactgactgctctctgtagctgaccaactgctctctgtagctgagtgactgctctctgtagctgagtgactgctctctgtagctgagtgactgctctctgtagctgactaactgctctctgtagctgactgactgctctctgtagctgactaactgctctctgtagctgactgactgctctctgtagctgaccAACTGCTCTCTGCAGCTGAgtgactgctctctgtagctgagtgactgctctctgtagctgagtgactgctctctgtagctgactaactgctctctgtagctgactgactgctctctgtagctgactaactgctctctgtagctgactgactgcTCTCTGCAGCTGACtaactgctctctgtagctgactaactgctctctgtagctgactgactgctctctgtagctgactgactgttctctgtagctgactgactgcTCTCTGCAGCTGAGTGACTGCCCTCTGTAGCTGACTGACTGTTCTCTGTAGCTGACcaactgctctctgtagctgactaactgctctctgtagctgactgactgctctctgtagctgactgactgctctctgtagctgagtGACTGCTCTCTGCAGCTGAGTGACTGCCCTCTGTAGCTGACTGACTGTtctctgtagctgactgactgctctctgcagctgactgactgctctctgtagctgactgactgttctctgtagctgactgactgcTCTCTGCAGCTGAGTGACTGCCCTCTGTAGCTGACTGACTGTTCTCTGTACCTGACTGACTGCTCTCTGCAGCTGActgactgctctctgtagctgactgactgttctctgtagctgactgactgctctctgtagctgagtGACTGCTCTCTGCAGCTGAGTGACTGCCCTCTGTAGCTGACcaactgctctctgtagctgactaactgctctctgtagctgactgactgttctctgtagctgactgactgctctctgtagctgactgactgttctctgtagctgactgactgctctctgcagctgactgactgctctctgtagctgactgactgTTCTCTGTAGCTGACTGACTTCTCTCTGTAGTAGCTGActgactgctctctgtagctgactaactgctctctgtagctgactgactgctctctgtagctgactgactgctctctgtagctgactaACTGCTCTCTGCAGCTGAGTGACTGCCctctgtagctgactgactgctctctgtagctgactgactgcTCGCTGTAGTTGActgactgctctctgtagctgactgactTCTCTCTGTAGTAGCTGActgactgctctctgtagctgactaactgctctctgtagctgactgactTCTCTCTGTAGTAGCTGActgactgctctctgtagctgactaactgctctctgtagctgactgactgctctctgtagctgactgactgctctctgtagctgactgactgctctctgtagctgactgactTCTCTCTGTAGTAGCTGAGTGACTGCTCGCTGTAGTTGACtaactgctctctgtagctgagtgactgctctctgtagctgactgactgttctctgtagctgactgactgctctctgtagctgactgactgctctctgtagctgactgactgttctctgtagctgactgactgcTCTCTGCAGCTGAGTGACTGCCCTCTGTAGCTGACTGACTGTTCTCTGTAGCTGACtaactgctctctgtagctgactgactgctctctgtagctgactgactgctctctgtagctgactgactgcTCGCTGTAGTTGActgactgctctctgtagctgactgactTCTCTCTGTAGTAGCTGAGTGACTGCTCGCTGTAGTTGACTAACTGCTTTCTGTAGCTGActgactgctctctgtagctgactgactgttctctgtagctgactgactgctctctgcagctgactgactgctctctgtagctgactgactgttctctgtagctgactgactgcTCTCTGCAGCTGAGTGACTGCCCTCTGTAGCTGACTGACTGTTCTCTGTAGCTGACcaactgctctctgtagctgactaactgctctctgtagctgactgactgctctctgtagctgactgactgctctctgtagctgagtGACTGCTCTCTGCAGCTGAGTGACTGCCCTCTGTAGCTGACTGACTGTtctctgtagctgactgactgctctctgcagctgactgactgctctctgtagctgactgactgttctctgtagctgactgactgcTCTCTGCAGCTGAGTGACTGCCCTCTGTAGCTGACTGACTGTTCTCTGTACCTGACTGACTGCTCTCTGCAGCTGActgactgctctctgtagctgactgactgttctctgtagctgactgactgctctctgtagctgagtGACTGCTCTCTGCAGCTGAGTGACTGCCCTCTGTAGCTGACcaactgctctctgtagctgactaactgctctctgtagctgactgactgttctctgtagctgactgactgctctctgtagctgactgactgttctctgtagctgactgactgctctctgcagctgactgactgctctctgtagctgactgactgTTCTCTGTAGCTGACTGACTTCTCTCTGTAGTAGCTGActgactgctctctgtagctgactaactgctctctgtagctgactgactgctctctgtagctgactgactgctctctgtagctgactaACTGCTCTCTGCAGCTGAGTGACTGCCctctgtagctgactgactgctctctgtagctgactgactgcTCGCTGTAGTTGActgactgctctctgtagctgactgactTCTCTCTGTAGTAGCTGActgactgctctctgtagctgactaactgctctctgtagctgactgactTCTCTCTGTAGTAGCTGActgactgctctctgtagctgactaactgctctctgtagctgactgactgctctctgtagctgactgactgctctctgtagctgactgactgcTCGCTGTAGTTGActgactgctctctgtagctgactgactTCTCTCTGTAGTAGCTGAGTGACTGCTTGCTGTAGTTGACtaactgctctctgtagctgagtgactgctctctgtagctgactgactgctctctgtagctgactaactgctctctgtagctgagtGACTGCTCGCTGTAGCTGACtaactgctctctgtagctgaccaactgctctctgtagctgaccaactgctctctgtagctgactgactgctctctgtagctgactaACTGCTCTCTGCAGCTGAgtgactgctctctgtagctgactgactgcTCTCTGCAGCTGACtaactgctctctgtagctgactgactgTTCTCTGTAGCTGAgtgactgctctctgtagctgactaACTGCTCTCTGCAGCTGAgtgactgctctctgtagctgactaactgctctctgtagctgactgactgcTCTCTGCAGCTGAGTGACTGCTCTCTGCAGCTGAGTGACTGCTCGCTGTAGCTGACTAACTGCTCTCTGCAGCTGAGTGACTGCTCGCTGTAGCTGACTAACTGCTCTCTGCAGCTGAGTGACTGCTCGCTGTAGCTGACTAACTGCTCTCTGCAGCTGAGTGACTGCTCGCTGTAGCTGACTAACTGCTCTCTGCAGCTGAGTGACTGCTCGCTGTAGCTGACTAACTGCTCTCTGCAGCTGAGTGACTGCTCGCTGTAGCTGACTAACTGCTCTCTGCAGCTGAGTGACTGCTCGCTGTAGTTGACTAACTGCTCTCTGCAGCTGAGTGACTGCTCGCTGTAGGTTATCAAAGATATACATTCATGTGATCATTTCTAATTATCTTATCAGCGGTAAAGGTAATATTGCTGACATTGATAAGCAAGTTAAAAATAAGTCTTGAATTGCTAAATATGTCAAATCTCTTTGAAAGTTCCTCGCTTTGCAGTGACTGGTTCTTTCAAAAAATGTTGCTATCAGTGATTTTTTGTTCCTAAAGTAAATGCTTTTTTTCCAGGGAAGATTTTGAGTTTTTCTTCAGGTAATATTTTGAGTCTTTCTTCTTTCAGGGAATATTTTGAGTCTTTCTTCTTTCAAGGAATATTTTGAGTCTTTCTTCTTTCAAGGAATATATTCAGTCTGGGAATGCTTTCAGTCTTTCTTCTTTCAGTGAAGATTTTGTGTCTTCTTTCAATGAATGTTTTGAGTCTTTCTTCTTTCAAGGAAGATTTTGAGTCTTTCTTCTCTCAGGGAATATTTTCAGTTTGGGAATGTTTTCAGTCTTTCTTCTTTCAGTGAAGATTTTGTGTCTTCTTTCAATGAATGTTTTGAGTCTTTCTTCTTTCAGGGAATATTTTGAGTCTTTTTCTTTCAAGGAAGATTTTGAGTCTTTCTTCTTTCAAGGAATATTTTGAGTCTTTCTTCTTTCAAGGAATATATTCAGTCTGGGAATGCTTTCAGTCTTTCTTGTTTCAGTGAAGATTTTGTGTCTTTCTTCTTTCAAGGAATAttttgagtctttttttctttcagCGAACATTTTGAGTAGCCTTTTAGGGAATATTTTGAGTCTTTCTTCTTTCAGGGAATATTTTGAGTCTTTCTTCTTTCAAGGAATATTTTGAGTCTTTCTTCTTCAAGGAATATATTCAGTCTGGGAATGCTTTCAGTCTTTCTTCTTTCAGTGAAGATTTTGTGTCTTCTTTCCATGAATGTTTTGAGTCTTTCTTCTTTCAGGGAATATTTTGagtctttcttcttccaatgaagATTTTGAGTCTTTCTTCTCTCAGGGAATATTTTCAGTTTGGGAATGTTTTGAGTCTTTCTTCTTTCAGTGAAGATTTTGTGTCTTCTTTCCATGAATGTTTTGAGTCTTTCTTCTTTCAGTGAAGATTTTGTGTCTTCTTTCCATGAATGTTTTGAGTCTTTCTTCTTTCAGTGAAGATTTTGTGTCTTCTTTCCATGAATGTTTTGAGTCTTTCTTCTTTTAGGGAATATTTTGAGTCTTTTTCTTTCAAGGAAGATTTTGAGTCTTTCTTCTTTCAAGGAATATTTTGAGTCTTTCTTCTTTCAAGGAATATTTTGAGTCTTTCTTCTTTCAAGGAATATATTCAGTCTGGGAATGCTTTCAGTCTTTCTTGTTTAAGTGAAGATTTTGTGTCTTTCTTCTTTCAAGGAATAttttgagtcttttttttctttcagcgAACATTTTGAGTAGCCTTTTAGGGAATATTTTGAGTCTTTCTTCTTTCAGGGAATATTTTGAGTCTTTCTTCTTTCAAGGAATAttttgagtcttttttttctttcagcgAACATTTTGAGTAGCCTTTTAGGGAATATTTTGAGTCTTTCTTCTTTCAGGGAATATTTTGAGTCTTTCTTCTTTCAATGAAGATTTTGAGTCTTTCTTCTTTCAGGGAATATATAGAGTTTTTTAAGGAATATTTTGAGTCTTCTTTTAAGGAAGATTTTGAGTCTTTCTTCAAGAAAAATTTGGAGTCTTTCTTCTTTCAGGGAAGATTTTGAGTCTTTCTTCAGGAAATATTTTGAGTCTTTCTTCTTTCAGAGAATACTTTGAGTCTTCAGGAAATATTTTGAGTCTTTCTTCTTTCAGAGAATACTTTGAGTCTTCAGGAAATATTTTGAATCTTTCTTCTTTCAGGGAAGATTTTGAGTCTTTCACTTTGCAGAATTTCTTAGTATTGTTCAgctgttgaacaaaaacttgcaatctattgatttttttttttatttttgctgtaatTATTAACCTGTGGTAAAGTTATATATGTCGGAAATCTGAACTTTTGTgccatatcctttgatgcaaagggcctcggttagatttctttgcccagtcgtctctatcttgagcttgaaaatcaatacttctccattcgtctcttcctacttcacgtttcatagccctcagccatgtaggcctgggtcttccaactcttctagggccttgtggagcccatttgaaagtctggtgaactaatctctcttggggagtgcgaagagcatgctcaaaccatcttcatctgcccctcgccatgatctcatccacacattaACCTAAGTATTGACCCATTAACCTAAATATTGACCCATTAACCTAAATATTGACCCATTAACCTAAGTATTGACTCATTAACCTAAATATTGACCCATTAACCTAAGTATTGACCTATGGTAAAGTTTTACATATCTGAGATCTGAACTTTTGTGCCATAATATCTTAACTcaattccctttgcctacacatacaccgaatagtctggcatattttttacagattctcctctgtcctcatacacctgacaacactgagattaccaaacaattcttcttcacccaattgttgagtggcttctttcctcttggtaagggtagaagagactctttagctatggtaagcagctcttctaggagaaggacactccaaaatcaaaccattgttttctattcttgggtagtgccatagcctctgtaccatggtcttccactatcttgggttagagttctcttgcttgagggtacactcgggcacactatcctatctaatttctcttcctcatgtttgttaaagtttctatagtttacataggagatatttatcttattattcttaaaatatttctttttccttgtttcctttcctcactgggctattttccctgttggagcccctgggcttatagcatcatgcttttccaactagggttcaggcatagcaattaataataataataataataataataataataataataata contains these protein-coding regions:
- the LOC137660093 gene encoding rootletin-like is translated as MYIFDNLQRAVTQLQRAVSQLQRAVTQLQRAVSQLQRAVTQLQRAVSQLQRAVTQLQRAVSQLQRAVTQLQRAVSQLQRAVTQLQRAVSQLQRAVTQLQRAVSQLQRAVTQLQRAVTQLQRAVSQLQRAVSQLQRAVTQLQRAVSQLQRAVTQLQRTVSQLQRAVSQLQRAVSQLQRAVTQLQRAVSQLQRAVSQLQRAVGQLQRAVGQLQRAVSQLQRAVTQLQRAVSQLQRAVSQLQRAVTQLQRAVSQLQQAVTQLLQREVSQLQRAVSQLQRAVSQLQRAVSQLQRAVSQLQRAVSQLQRAVSQLLQREVSQLQRAVSQLQRAVSQLLQREVSQLQRAVSQLQRAVSQLQRAVSQLQRAVTQLQRAVSQLQRAVSQLQRAVSQLQRAVSQLQRAVSQLLQREVSQLQRTVSQLQRAVSQLQRAVSQLQRTRAVTQLQRAVTQLQRAVSQLQRTVSQLQRAVSQLQRAVSQVQRTVSQLQRAVTQLQRAVSQLQRTVSQLQRAVSQLQRAVSQLQRTVSQLQRAVTQLQRAVTQLQRAVSQLQRAVSQLQRAVSQLQRAVGQLQRTVSQLQRAVTQLQRAVSQLQRTVSQLQRAVSQLQRAVSQLQRTVSQLQRAVSQLQKAVSQLQRAVTQLLQREVSQLQRAVSQLQRAVSQLQRAVSQLQRAVSQLQRAVSQLQRTVSQLQRAVTQLQRAVSQLQRTVSQLQRAVSQLQRAVSQLQRTVSQLQRAVTQLQRAVSQLQRAVTQLLQREVSQLQRAVSQLQRAVSQLQRAVSQLQRAVSQLQRAVSQLLQREVSQLQRAVSQLQRAVSQLLQREVSQLQRAVSQLQRAVSQLQRAVSQLQRAVTQLQRAVSQLQRAVSQLQRAVSQLQRAVSQLQRAVSQLLQREVSQLQRTVSQLQRAVSQLQRAVSQLQRTRAVTQLQRAVTQLQRAVSQLQRTVSQLQRAVSQLQRAVSQVQRTVSQLQRAVTQLQRAVSQLQRTVSQLQRAVSQLQRAVSQLQRTVSQLQRAVTQLQRAVTQLQRAVSQLQRAVSQLQRAVSQLQRAVGQLQRTVSQLQRAVTQLQRAVSQLQRTVSQLQRAVSQLQRAVSQLQRAVSQLQRAVSQLQRAVSQLQRAVSQLQRAVSQLQRAVTQLQRAVTQLQRAVTQLQRAVGQLQRAVSQLQRAVSQLQRARAVSQLQRAVSQLQRAVSQLQRAVSQLQRAVSQLQRAVTQLQRAVTQLQRAVTQLQRAVGQLQRAVSQLQRAVSQLQRAVGQLQRAVSQLQRAVSQLQRAVSQLQRAVSQLQRAVSQLQRAVTQLQRAVTQLQRAVTQLQRAVGQLQRAVSQLQRAVSQLQRAVGFELSADKALSTETNVTDTPLYLGSTQL